The following coding sequences are from one Thamnophis elegans isolate rThaEle1 chromosome 5, rThaEle1.pri, whole genome shotgun sequence window:
- the SLC2A10 gene encoding solute carrier family 2, facilitated glucose transporter member 10: MGQALFVLLLTSAISLLGGLTFGYELGIISGALLQLQVAFHLRCIEQEVLVSALLIGALVASFVGGIFIDRQGRRKAILLSNVVLICGSLILTLARSLIWLVSGRLTVGFAISLSSMACCIYVSEMVAAHQRGLLVSLYEAGITMGILLSYALNYIFADTPEGWRYMFGLAIGLAVIQLLSILFLPNNSRTFSARYSVTHSSLIQSHKDEDGEDVIFTCPMEKNYSLVDLFRSKDNMRNRTLVGLGLVLFQQFTGQPNALYYASTIFRSVGFQTDSSAILASVGLGVMKVIATLFAMFFADKVGRRVLLMAGCWVMAFSVMIIGLASCSVPLDMVKDCETLIDSNNTSFSSPPLHINSVSPQPTASYFLLTKDTSEIQVESTFAIMGPAVNVNNKSEEKTITLETEKTQFLTQSVEEKERDTNSSISEPSSKGDMLLNWITLLSLMAFVSAFSIGFGPMTWLVLSEIYPASIRGRAFAFCNSFNWAANLLISLTFLDIIDVIGLSWIFLFYALVGFAAVLFIYLFVPETKGQSLEEIDHQFSKKRLLQRNICWHKLWNRREIYTRAQYQRVDHSNAS; the protein is encoded by the exons ATGG GACAAGCATTGTTCGTCCTCCTGTTGACATCCGCAATCTCACTCCTTGGAGGACTGACCTTTGGATATGAACTCGGAATCATCTCAGGAGCACTATTGCAGCTGCAGGTGGCTTTCCATCTTCGTTGTATTGAGCAAGAGGTCCTTGTGAGTGCCTTACTCATTGGAGCTCTCGTAGCTTCTTTCGTTGGAGGAATCTTTATTGACCGGCAAGGAAGACGGAAAGCAATATTGCTCAGCAATGTAGTTTTGATCTGCGGCAGTCTCATCCTGACACTTGCTAGGTCACTTATTTGGCTGGTGAGTGGGCGTCTGACTGTAGGTTTTGCCATTTCTTTATCATCTATGGCGTGCTGCATATATGTCTCTGAAATGGTGGCTGCCCATCAGCGAGGGCTATTGGTCTCCCTTTATGAAGCTGGCATCACCATGGGCATCTTACTTTCGTAtgcactgaattatatctttgcTGACACACCTGAGGGATGGCGATACATGTTTGGCTTGGCTATTGGCCTGGCTGTCATCCAGCTTCTCAGCatcctgttcctccccaacaacTCCAGGACTTTCAGCGCACGCTACAGTGTGACTCATAGTAGTCTCATTCAATCTCACAAGGATGAAGATGGTGAAGATGTAATATTTACATGCCCCATGGAGAAGAATTATTCTCTTGTAGATCTCTTCAGATCAAAGGACAACATGAGAAACAGGACTTTGGTTGGCCTAGGATTGGTCCTCTTTCAACAGTTCACTGGACAGCCCAATGCCCTCTATTATGCATCGACTATCTTCCGTTCTGTGGGATTTCAGACTGATTCATCTGCTATCCTGGCCTCGGTTGGTTTAGGGGTGATGAAGGTTATCGCAACTCTATTTGCCATGTTTTTTGCAGATAAGGTTGGCCGAAGGGTGTTGTTGATGGCTGGATGTTGGGTGATGGCTTTTTCAGTTATGATTATTGGCCTGGCCAGCTGCTCTGTTCCATTAGATATGGTTAAAGACTGTGAAACACTCATAGATTCCAACAATACTTCCTTCAGTTCACCTCCTCTCCACATAAATTCAGTTTCTCCGCAACCAACTGCTTCCTATTTCTTATTGACAAAAGATACTAGTGAAATACAAGTCGAATCAACTTTTGCTATCATGGGACCAGCAGTCAATGTCAATAATAAAAGTGAAGAAAAAACCATTACATTAGAAACTGAGAAAACCCAATTTCTCACCCAGTCAGTGGAAGAAAAAGAACGGGATACCAATTCTTCAATCAGTGAGCCCTCTTCTAAGGGAGACATGCTCCTAAACTGGATTACACTCCTGAGCTTGATGGCCTTTGTAAGTGCATTCTCAATTGGATTTGGACCAA TGACATGGCTGGTCCTCAGTGAGATCTACCCAGCTAGCATACGGGGGAGGGCTTTTGCGTTTTGCAATAGTTTCAACTGGGCTGCCAATTTACTGATCAGTCTTACATTCCTTGACATCATTG ATGTCATTGGCTTGTCGTGGATTTTCCTTTTCTATGCACTGGTGGGATTTGCggctgtattatttatttatttatttgtacctgAAACGAAAGGACAGTCTCTGGAAGAAATAGACCATCAGTTCTCAAAGAAACG GTTGCTGCAAAGAAATATATGCTGGCACAAActatggaatagaagagaaatctACACACGTGCTCAATATCAAAGAGTAGACCATTCTAATGCTTCCTGA